Proteins from a single region of Sporosarcina sp. FSL K6-1508:
- a CDS encoding recombinase XerC has product MLEGYEKFRLSNKISPNTVIHETRMLHSMLVFINQKYNKNLEPHEIRPIDIREYLDHERSTGIKDSTVNRKLVFIRQWFDYMWQIGKIQLDFMPKFKYAEKLDLAPSPININYQYLLQIKSQLLKDQQLNLIAKQLFIFYMRGLRVRDIIQISINNFTDDGDKLTLKVEKQSGIIVEFDFIDADEIAVLLAGIERAIFRNVSFLFSSKVKGEYGIFQLGSIKSYLKSLSEYIGLPFRSEEVRFAYVHYLYNVKNLKIEDLQDELGTSIGTTTRILKESLERLGQVDYNVKRTDNRVVN; this is encoded by the coding sequence GTGCTTGAGGGATATGAAAAGTTTCGTTTATCCAATAAAATCAGTCCAAATACAGTAATTCATGAAACTAGAATGCTTCATAGCATGTTAGTTTTCATAAACCAAAAATATAATAAGAATCTAGAACCTCACGAAATCCGACCTATTGATATAAGAGAATATCTAGATCATGAACGTTCAACGGGTATCAAGGACTCCACAGTAAATCGAAAATTGGTCTTCATACGTCAATGGTTTGACTATATGTGGCAAATAGGAAAAATACAACTTGATTTCATGCCTAAGTTTAAATACGCCGAGAAGCTAGATCTGGCACCATCTCCTATAAATATTAATTACCAATATCTTTTACAAATCAAATCCCAGTTGTTAAAAGATCAACAACTAAATCTTATAGCCAAGCAATTATTTATTTTTTATATGAGAGGTCTACGTGTACGCGATATTATTCAAATCTCTATTAATAACTTTACTGACGACGGAGATAAACTAACTTTAAAAGTTGAAAAACAGTCTGGAATTATAGTTGAATTTGATTTTATAGATGCAGATGAAATTGCCGTTCTCTTAGCTGGTATTGAAAGGGCTATATTTCGCAACGTTTCTTTTCTATTTTCCTCGAAAGTTAAAGGTGAATATGGTATATTTCAATTAGGGTCCATCAAAAGCTATTTAAAATCATTATCAGAGTATATAGGCTTGCCTTTTCGCTCTGAAGAAGTACGATTTGCATATGTCCATTATTTATACAATGTTAAGAATCTAAAGATTGAAGATTTACAAGATGAACTTGGAACATCTATCGGAACAACAACTAGAATATTGAAAGAATCTCTTGAACGGCTTGGTCAAGTCGACTATAATGTGAAAAGAACAGATAATCGAGTGGTTAATTAA
- a CDS encoding ThiF family adenylyltransferase produces MSINIIELGKTNNSHNYIYPYIVQIGTGGTGGYLVQHIAQMLGITKTAASYMIVDPDIIETKNLGNQLFLEDEVGLKKADVLASRYSVAYDIDIASYSDSFIESVEQLRRLFSTEYLKLPQTVQGQVIFLPIIIGAVDNHFTRKILHEFFELTKPCIYLDAGNEATTVPADWLQRPKTEWTEDELKAFNDSGWSGQVVTGVKLNKFKQAPVAEMFPDILADNDTIRPSELSCTELSASEPQRLIVNKFAALSIASILSQIVEEQTISTHVTFFHAKKGYIRSTPIQIEEEPT; encoded by the coding sequence ATGAGCATAAACATAATCGAATTAGGTAAAACAAATAATTCTCATAATTATATCTATCCTTATATCGTGCAAATTGGTACAGGCGGCACAGGTGGCTATCTTGTACAGCATATTGCTCAGATGTTAGGTATTACAAAAACTGCAGCATCATATATGATAGTTGATCCAGATATTATAGAAACGAAGAATTTAGGAAACCAATTGTTCTTGGAAGATGAAGTGGGATTAAAAAAAGCAGATGTATTAGCAAGTCGCTATTCAGTTGCTTACGACATTGATATTGCTTCATACAGTGATTCATTTATTGAATCCGTTGAGCAATTGAGACGTCTATTCTCCACTGAATATTTAAAGCTTCCACAGACTGTACAAGGTCAGGTCATTTTTTTACCGATCATAATTGGTGCAGTTGACAATCATTTTACTCGAAAAATTTTACATGAGTTTTTCGAACTTACAAAACCATGTATATACCTGGACGCTGGAAATGAGGCAACAACAGTCCCCGCTGACTGGCTACAACGCCCCAAAACGGAATGGACAGAGGATGAATTGAAAGCCTTTAATGATAGTGGTTGGAGTGGTCAAGTAGTGACTGGTGTTAAGCTGAATAAGTTTAAACAAGCACCGGTTGCAGAAATGTTCCCCGACATATTAGCGGACAATGATACGATTCGTCCAAGTGAGTTGTCGTGTACAGAGCTTTCCGCAAGTGAACCGCAAAGATTGATAGTAAACAAGTTTGCGGCGTTATCCATTGCGAGCATTTTGTCACAAATTGTCGAAGAGCAAACAATATCTACTCATGTCACCTTCTTTCACGCAAAGAAAGGGTATATACGAAGTACACCCATACAAATAGAAGAAGAGCCTACCTAG
- the dnaN gene encoding DNA polymerase III subunit beta: MISNIEVNEAVIKMGRLLSSKSAIPVLAGVLVESKEDCLMFTASDGTESIIHRIMMDKVEGNEVLQQGRSVFSKETFDVAKKLKGNITFELNDTVLTVSQNKTKLEFPTMDAEDYPKIAVESNSSPLILSGPSFADMVSRTTFAASKNDMRPILMAVNMSFKTDETVFVSTDSHRLSRIVLDGCHHEEEDFALSVPASILDQAMKSFDLSLDVMIFPNNQSIALASGNGKTILISRLLEGVFPEVSRLIPTDFETNLVVNRKEFVDGLELLQAISSNSVINLKVDGLFVELKATGTGTKGTKELAFETYDGEENFSIGFSAQYVLDALKRMDESSVRLRFNGSMKPFVIVSASDESNAVQLVLPVRQS, translated from the coding sequence GTGATTTCAAATATCGAGGTTAATGAAGCGGTCATAAAAATGGGAAGATTACTTTCATCCAAATCAGCAATTCCGGTATTAGCAGGAGTTTTAGTCGAATCGAAGGAAGATTGTCTAATGTTTACGGCTAGTGATGGAACTGAAAGTATCATTCACAGAATAATGATGGATAAAGTGGAAGGTAATGAAGTACTTCAGCAAGGTCGGAGTGTATTCTCGAAAGAAACATTCGATGTTGCTAAAAAATTGAAAGGTAATATTACTTTTGAGTTAAATGATACGGTTCTTACAGTTTCACAAAACAAAACTAAATTGGAGTTTCCTACGATGGACGCAGAAGACTACCCTAAGATTGCGGTTGAATCTAATTCATCTCCACTAATCTTATCAGGACCGTCGTTTGCTGACATGGTTTCTAGAACAACATTCGCTGCATCCAAAAATGATATGCGACCAATCTTAATGGCAGTTAATATGTCATTTAAAACAGACGAAACTGTTTTTGTATCAACAGATAGTCACCGTTTAAGTCGAATCGTCTTGGATGGTTGTCATCACGAGGAAGAGGACTTTGCCTTATCTGTTCCGGCAAGTATTCTAGATCAAGCTATGAAGTCGTTTGACTTATCTTTAGATGTGATGATTTTCCCTAATAACCAATCTATTGCACTTGCAAGTGGTAATGGGAAAACAATATTAATATCCCGTTTACTTGAAGGTGTATTCCCGGAGGTATCGAGGTTGATTCCAACAGACTTTGAAACAAATTTAGTTGTGAATCGAAAAGAATTTGTAGATGGATTAGAGTTACTACAAGCCATTTCGTCTAATAGTGTCATTAATTTGAAAGTAGACGGACTGTTTGTTGAATTAAAAGCTACTGGGACGGGGACAAAAGGAACTAAAGAACTTGCATTCGAAACATATGATGGCGAGGAGAACTTTTCGATTGGTTTTTCTGCACAATATGTATTAGATGCTTTGAAACGAATGGATGAATCGTCGGTTCGCCTACGTTTTAATGGTTCGATGAAGCCCTTTGTCATTGTTTCTGCAAGTGATGAATCTAATGCTGTACAGCTAGTACTACCTGTTAGGCAATCATAA
- a CDS encoding Rad52/Rad22 family DNA repair protein, translating into MTNNIVESKQLMEALKEPFDLKEIEWRVQTATKSQNGYRVLVLPYITVRSTTKRLDEICGGFWQSHFDKITVGGIEAFQCRLSLKIGDEWIIRTDAAEVSDFNAVKGGHSNALKRAGVQWGIGRYLYDIQPFWVELKKRGEHNVYGNFKINKVDTFLEGYFDTPKLPQWALPSGQAPAPQQPMATPTEQPSQQQQNKIEIKKELTAEEKQSKALFLVNQLLESLQMPYEYIAPLLQEINGVTVPYTEASADDLGGLYHVLFPVYQYVKACRVIGLDEERMLFYAQIVLKEGFENVYSLLMKMTKEDCTKILELIKEDLNLDEKVG; encoded by the coding sequence ATGACGAATAATATCGTTGAAAGTAAACAATTGATGGAGGCATTAAAAGAACCATTTGATCTAAAAGAAATTGAATGGCGGGTCCAAACTGCAACTAAAAGTCAAAATGGTTATCGCGTATTGGTACTTCCTTATATCACGGTAAGATCAACTACGAAACGTTTAGACGAGATATGTGGAGGTTTTTGGCAAAGTCATTTTGATAAAATCACAGTAGGCGGAATCGAAGCTTTTCAATGTCGTCTTTCACTAAAAATCGGTGATGAGTGGATCATACGTACAGATGCCGCGGAAGTTAGCGATTTTAACGCAGTAAAAGGTGGACATTCAAATGCATTAAAACGCGCGGGTGTTCAGTGGGGTATTGGTCGTTATCTTTACGACATCCAACCATTTTGGGTTGAATTGAAGAAACGCGGTGAACACAATGTTTATGGGAATTTCAAGATTAATAAGGTAGATACTTTTCTTGAGGGTTATTTCGATACTCCTAAACTACCTCAATGGGCACTGCCTTCTGGCCAAGCTCCAGCTCCACAGCAGCCTATGGCAACACCCACAGAACAACCGAGTCAGCAGCAACAAAACAAAATAGAAATCAAAAAGGAATTGACTGCAGAAGAAAAACAATCAAAAGCATTATTCCTTGTTAATCAATTGCTTGAGTCACTTCAAATGCCGTATGAATACATTGCACCGTTACTGCAAGAAATCAATGGTGTCACAGTTCCTTACACCGAAGCAAGTGCAGATGATTTAGGCGGACTTTATCACGTACTATTTCCTGTATACCAGTATGTGAAAGCATGCCGGGTTATAGGATTAGACGAAGAGAGAATGTTGTTCTATGCACAAATTGTGTTGAAAGAAGGATTCGAAAATGTTTACTCATTACTTATGAAAATGACAAAAGAGGATTGTACTAAAATACTCGAACTTATCAAGGAAGATTTGAATCTTGATGAAAAAGTCGGGTGA
- a CDS encoding DUF4258 domain-containing protein: MEMKQIKKALLQEKIRITEQAKKRMKKRGYTNSDIISCIWGGELTKIQLFMNRVCVFLEGKDMDGLPIILVVGEDNLDPNQLEIVSVIPPINKNFKCVI; this comes from the coding sequence TTGGAAATGAAACAAATTAAAAAAGCATTACTACAAGAGAAAATACGCATCACAGAACAAGCGAAAAAACGTATGAAAAAAAGAGGCTATACAAATTCAGATATTATCTCCTGTATATGGGGAGGCGAACTAACGAAGATTCAATTATTTATGAATAGAGTATGTGTGTTTTTGGAAGGAAAGGACATGGATGGTTTACCAATTATCCTTGTTGTTGGTGAAGATAATTTGGATCCTAATCAACTGGAAATTGTTTCTGTCATTCCTCCAATTAATAAGAATTTCAAGTGTGTAATTTAA
- a CDS encoding DUF3854 domain-containing protein: MINEKGDTVACIRVESNIVFSHNFQSWIHRLVEKRDLDTKGLGDAVKTNKKVSSTILDSVYCMLIQSTDISESHYLHLSDTKRGMTAHEIQIRGYRSFPKKPWETVNDISKRTGYKKFPGVPGFYRNQYGWTIAGMEGVMIPYRNHYNQIVGFQIRVDHPRNDVEINTGKIEYLKARVVKQPGLVQAYVDGEMVWEKEMKVRQTENVISGKDTGTVKLVKGQRYFWLSSATKEDGTGAGDPAPVHVAVPTSQLDTWESSTLHTADSVWITEGALKADIAVEHIEKVYKSEELKDIGSTVVAIPGVNTWRIVMPVLEEMGVKHVNIAFDMDAMSNPYVEYYLKELAIELKNKGYTANLAIWNENDGVGIDDVLINRRIPQLRKLF, from the coding sequence ATGATTAATGAAAAAGGCGATACTGTTGCTTGCATTCGTGTAGAGAGTAATATTGTTTTTTCTCATAATTTCCAGTCATGGATACACCGACTGGTAGAGAAGAGGGACCTTGATACCAAGGGTTTGGGCGATGCTGTAAAAACTAACAAAAAGGTTTCCTCCACGATTCTAGATTCTGTATATTGTATGTTAATACAAAGTACTGATATAAGTGAATCTCATTATCTACATTTGTCAGATACTAAACGAGGTATGACGGCACATGAAATACAAATTCGTGGTTATCGTTCATTTCCAAAAAAACCTTGGGAAACAGTAAATGACATTTCAAAACGGACCGGCTATAAGAAGTTTCCTGGTGTCCCTGGATTCTATCGAAACCAATATGGTTGGACCATTGCTGGTATGGAAGGAGTAATGATTCCATATCGTAACCATTACAATCAAATTGTGGGGTTCCAAATTCGGGTCGATCATCCAAGAAATGATGTTGAAATTAATACAGGGAAAATTGAATATTTGAAAGCAAGAGTTGTAAAGCAGCCTGGACTTGTCCAAGCTTATGTTGATGGTGAAATGGTTTGGGAAAAAGAAATGAAAGTTAGACAAACCGAAAATGTTATATCAGGTAAAGATACCGGTACTGTGAAATTGGTAAAAGGTCAACGTTACTTCTGGCTATCCTCCGCCACTAAAGAAGACGGGACAGGTGCAGGTGATCCGGCTCCAGTACATGTAGCAGTTCCTACAAGTCAATTAGATACGTGGGAAAGTAGCACGCTACATACAGCTGATTCTGTTTGGATCACAGAAGGTGCGCTTAAAGCCGATATTGCAGTTGAACATATTGAAAAAGTATACAAATCAGAAGAACTGAAGGACATTGGTTCTACTGTGGTAGCGATACCTGGAGTTAATACTTGGCGAATAGTTATGCCAGTACTCGAAGAAATGGGTGTCAAACATGTTAATATCGCATTTGATATGGACGCAATGTCAAATCCGTATGTAGAGTATTATTTAAAAGAACTTGCTATTGAGTTGAAAAATAAAGGGTATACAGCAAATTTAGCCATATGGAATGAAAATGACGGAGTCGGAATCGATGATGTTTTAATAAATCGTCGTATTCCTCAATTAAGAAAATTATTTTAG
- a CDS encoding bacteriophage abortive infection AbiH family protein produces the protein MNLFIIGNGFDQGHSLPTKYWDFRSFLGEHQPIFLDDFESKYGFWGEELETHLWNNIEFNLADLQEDILFEQMYQSTDLGLESGNIGIEDTLKYHFREEFNYIEKLTFYLKEWIEQVNQKLNGMIRRTSLIKENNHDIFLNFNYTTTLEELYSIKEEKILHIHGVVNSDEDLVLGHSNLERITYFENKCSEFQNIGDEQSSPIYETLARYCFITYKDVSEYIVRLNSLDFNSIEKIMIIGHSLSDVDLPYFKEIKRSIGVDVEWNIYYFDENQKGEFKVQLKKIGVNEQQINMIPSSEFYDLPIIEKIS, from the coding sequence ATGAATTTATTTATTATAGGAAATGGTTTTGATCAAGGACATTCTTTGCCTACTAAATATTGGGATTTTAGATCTTTTTTAGGAGAACATCAGCCTATTTTTTTAGACGATTTTGAAAGTAAATATGGGTTTTGGGGTGAGGAGTTAGAAACACACCTATGGAATAATATTGAATTTAATTTAGCTGATTTACAGGAAGATATTCTCTTTGAACAAATGTACCAAAGTACAGATTTAGGTTTAGAAAGTGGCAATATTGGTATTGAAGATACTTTAAAGTATCATTTTAGAGAAGAATTCAACTATATTGAAAAGTTAACGTTCTATTTGAAAGAATGGATTGAACAAGTAAATCAAAAGTTAAACGGTATGATTAGAAGAACTTCTTTAATCAAAGAAAACAACCATGATATATTTCTGAACTTTAACTATACTACTACATTGGAAGAATTATATAGTATTAAAGAAGAAAAGATTTTACATATACATGGCGTCGTAAATTCTGACGAAGATTTGGTATTAGGGCATTCAAATTTAGAAAGAATCACTTATTTCGAAAATAAATGTAGTGAATTTCAAAATATAGGAGATGAACAATCCTCACCTATATATGAAACGTTGGCTAGATATTGTTTCATTACATATAAGGACGTAAGTGAATATATAGTTCGGTTAAATTCATTAGATTTCAATTCTATTGAAAAAATAATGATAATTGGTCATTCTCTAAGTGACGTAGATTTACCGTATTTTAAAGAAATAAAACGAAGTATTGGGGTAGATGTAGAGTGGAACATTTATTATTTTGATGAAAATCAAAAAGGTGAATTTAAAGTACAATTAAAAAAAATAGGTGTAAATGAACAACAAATAAACATGATTCCTTCTTCTGAATTCTATGATCTACCTATCATAGAAAAAATATCATAA
- a CDS encoding caspase family protein, with translation MRAALIVGIDHYMHVSPLFGCVNDAHSVNAVLGRDDGGSLNFDCNLLTGTGPNNLIQRNELKDSIEELFKKDMDVVLFYFAGHGYIEASGGYIIASDSDRGDSGISLTDILTYANNSPAKNKIIILDSCHSGQMGDSPGQETANLAEGITVLTASSKEQYASEENGRGVFTTLLVDALHGSAANLTGDVTPGSIYAHIDQSLGAWEQRPVFKTNVKQFVSLRKVSPRISTSDLRKIVDFFPVAGFEYPLDPTYEPEEKGRDEHMPSPIEENTKTFAVLQQYNRLNLLVPINADHMWNAAMESKACKLTSLGEHYRRLVEKDRI, from the coding sequence ATGCGTGCGGCATTAATTGTAGGGATAGATCATTATATGCATGTTTCCCCCTTATTTGGTTGTGTGAACGATGCACATAGCGTAAATGCTGTTTTGGGGCGAGATGATGGTGGTAGTTTAAATTTCGATTGTAATCTACTTACAGGAACCGGTCCAAATAATTTGATCCAAAGAAATGAGCTTAAAGATAGCATTGAAGAGCTATTTAAAAAAGATATGGACGTTGTGTTGTTCTACTTTGCTGGTCATGGATATATCGAAGCATCTGGCGGTTATATTATCGCTAGTGATTCTGACCGTGGTGATAGTGGTATTTCTTTGACTGATATATTGACTTATGCCAATAACTCACCAGCAAAGAACAAGATAATCATCCTAGACAGTTGTCATTCCGGACAAATGGGAGACTCACCAGGTCAAGAAACAGCTAATTTAGCAGAAGGTATAACAGTGCTAACTGCGTCTTCAAAAGAACAATATGCATCAGAAGAAAATGGAAGAGGAGTTTTTACAACGCTTTTAGTAGATGCACTGCATGGAAGTGCGGCTAATCTTACCGGCGACGTTACGCCAGGAAGTATCTATGCACATATTGATCAGTCATTGGGTGCTTGGGAACAAAGACCGGTATTTAAGACGAACGTAAAACAGTTTGTATCTTTAAGAAAAGTATCACCTAGAATATCAACAAGTGATTTGAGAAAAATTGTTGATTTTTTCCCGGTTGCAGGGTTTGAATATCCTTTAGACCCTACTTATGAACCTGAAGAAAAAGGACGCGACGAGCATATGCCTTCCCCGATAGAAGAAAACACAAAAACATTTGCGGTCCTTCAACAATATAATAGATTAAATTTATTAGTACCTATAAATGCAGATCATATGTGGAATGCAGCAATGGAGAGTAAAGCATGTAAACTTACTTCATTAGGAGAACATTACAGAAGACTTGTGGAGAAGGATAGAATATAA
- a CDS encoding TIR domain-containing protein, producing the protein MTNKKTIFIAFAIEDEGQRDFLKGQSLNTNSSFEYIDMSVKEPYDSEWKKRVRTRIKRSDGVIALISKNSLESTGQEWEILCSKEEQKKVLGIWAYKNDRTNIEGLSTKVWTWDNIKNFIDSL; encoded by the coding sequence ATGACTAATAAAAAAACAATTTTTATTGCTTTTGCAATTGAAGATGAAGGGCAAAGAGACTTTTTGAAAGGACAATCACTAAACACAAATTCATCATTTGAGTATATTGATATGTCTGTAAAGGAACCTTATGATTCTGAATGGAAAAAACGTGTTCGGACGCGGATTAAAAGATCAGATGGTGTAATTGCATTGATTAGCAAAAACTCATTAGAATCTACTGGACAAGAGTGGGAAATTCTTTGCTCTAAAGAAGAACAAAAAAAAGTGTTAGGAATTTGGGCTTATAAGAATGATAGAACAAATATCGAAGGTTTAAGTACTAAAGTGTGGACTTGGGATAATATAAAGAATTTTATTGATAGTCTTTAG
- a CDS encoding PrgI family protein: MRNEKVPIDMTSEQKEILGLLSKRQLMYIAGGGLILYAYIPIVFKMLSGAGWIIASIGALCSAAPTLAIIFFLGFIKVEKFNMNRDYYYWIKLQRRTQYGSWRKGQ, translated from the coding sequence ATGCGAAATGAAAAAGTGCCCATAGATATGACGTCAGAACAAAAAGAAATATTGGGATTGCTTTCAAAACGGCAACTCATGTACATAGCGGGGGGCGGATTGATTTTATATGCCTATATTCCAATTGTTTTTAAAATGCTGTCTGGAGCTGGATGGATTATAGCATCAATCGGGGCTTTATGTTCAGCAGCACCAACGCTAGCAATAATATTTTTTCTCGGTTTTATTAAAGTTGAAAAATTTAATATGAATCGGGACTATTATTATTGGATTAAGTTACAAAGGAGAACACAATACGGCTCATGGCGTAAGGGTCAATAA
- a CDS encoding VirB4 family type IV secretion system protein: MPIGIFNKKKVSKNKQSETPVEKEIEDSQLQINMKPDVWDVIAPEGIGISDLSDDYGIIKQSLGSKTYFRPWYVPRDGYPRKMQTNWLYAITSSGEADVMFDIHKIPKTDAIRMLQKQNTIVKSNLAFQKKRGNQDSIMDNETKIADTEILMEEIQFSDNDLYHVGITGALYADSERELDKYSEYMEDEMSSKFFKITSTWGRVKKGFRSITPLAFNEIKDSLRNVDRRSLSTFSPFISGSGKFNGGIPIGRNKITGQKEFYNAFGTYEIRPENYNMAIFGVSGSGKSLAMKLLLARETTGLAVYSRLIDVEGEFVSIVKALGGVSLNLSEESNIRINPLAINVSSIPFENDDEEMELLENADEREIVEKNGKKYVSFVPIREKINEVIDFFDIICRGKNQEDSGINVFERNYVEEALKYLYTDKKAGFNYTTSPKSLYESKPKQVDGKIVQSRVRKPEPTISDVYAYLIDHYKMEPNAERILAAIRPFLHDGSKPIFDGQTFLGDDQIVDLHSAQLVNFNISQMEEGFLRPIAYHVILNYIWEYFVKNVDNERLKKIVYADEFWTLVDNDQTVSFAEKVARRARKRNAGLRIASQDFVRILESKKARGVLQNTHTFFFLKQNKIDLKLIEENFDLSKGEINILFQNPDKGEGILRVGRSSVWLQTDPSKEDIDFIESNIAVLEENRRRKNKKMSSQY; this comes from the coding sequence ATGCCCATAGGGATATTCAACAAGAAGAAAGTAAGCAAGAACAAGCAATCTGAAACACCTGTTGAAAAAGAAATCGAGGACAGTCAACTCCAGATTAATATGAAACCCGATGTGTGGGATGTAATTGCACCTGAAGGTATCGGTATTTCTGATCTGTCCGATGACTATGGAATCATCAAACAATCATTAGGGAGCAAAACTTACTTTCGTCCCTGGTATGTACCAAGAGATGGCTATCCCCGAAAGATGCAAACGAATTGGCTTTATGCGATAACCTCTAGCGGTGAAGCGGATGTAATGTTTGATATCCATAAAATCCCGAAGACTGATGCAATCCGTATGCTCCAGAAGCAAAATACTATTGTAAAGTCGAACCTTGCCTTTCAAAAGAAGCGAGGAAATCAAGACTCAATAATGGATAATGAAACGAAAATTGCCGACACGGAAATTCTAATGGAAGAAATACAATTTAGTGATAACGATTTATACCATGTTGGAATTACTGGTGCATTGTATGCCGATTCGGAACGTGAACTTGATAAATACAGTGAATACATGGAAGACGAGATGAGTTCAAAGTTCTTCAAGATCACGTCAACTTGGGGGCGAGTGAAAAAAGGATTTAGATCCATCACACCACTTGCTTTCAATGAGATAAAAGACTCGCTTCGTAACGTGGATCGGCGTTCATTGTCTACATTTTCACCGTTTATTTCAGGTAGTGGAAAGTTTAATGGTGGTATTCCAATTGGTCGAAATAAAATCACTGGACAAAAAGAATTCTATAATGCATTTGGTACTTATGAAATAAGACCTGAAAACTATAATATGGCCATATTCGGAGTGTCGGGTTCTGGTAAATCTCTAGCGATGAAGTTGTTATTGGCCCGGGAAACAACTGGACTAGCTGTCTATTCACGATTAATTGATGTAGAGGGAGAATTCGTTTCCATCGTTAAAGCATTAGGCGGTGTGAGTTTGAACCTTTCTGAGGAAAGCAATATTCGAATTAACCCTCTGGCTATTAACGTTTCCAGTATCCCGTTTGAAAACGATGATGAAGAAATGGAATTGCTTGAAAATGCAGATGAACGTGAAATTGTAGAGAAGAATGGTAAAAAATACGTTTCATTTGTACCTATTCGCGAAAAAATTAATGAAGTTATAGACTTCTTCGACATTATTTGTCGCGGTAAAAATCAAGAAGACTCTGGCATTAATGTCTTTGAAAGAAATTATGTTGAAGAGGCTCTTAAATACCTCTACACAGATAAAAAAGCAGGTTTCAATTATACAACCAGTCCTAAGTCTCTCTATGAATCAAAGCCAAAACAAGTAGATGGGAAGATTGTTCAATCAAGGGTACGTAAACCAGAACCGACGATAAGTGATGTCTATGCCTATTTAATAGACCATTATAAAATGGAGCCCAATGCAGAGCGTATTCTTGCCGCCATTCGACCGTTTCTTCATGATGGCTCTAAACCTATATTTGACGGTCAAACATTTTTAGGTGATGACCAGATTGTTGATCTCCATTCAGCACAATTAGTCAACTTCAATATATCTCAGATGGAAGAAGGATTTTTACGCCCGATTGCTTATCATGTAATCCTCAACTATATATGGGAGTACTTTGTTAAAAACGTTGATAATGAGCGACTTAAAAAGATTGTTTATGCAGACGAATTTTGGACACTTGTTGATAATGATCAAACTGTTTCATTTGCGGAAAAAGTTGCACGTCGAGCACGTAAAAGGAATGCAGGGCTTCGGATTGCTTCCCAAGACTTTGTTCGTATACTGGAATCTAAAAAGGCAAGGGGAGTTCTTCAAAATACACATACGTTTTTCTTCTTGAAACAAAACAAAATAGATCTCAAATTAATAGAAGAAAACTTTGATCTCTCTAAAGGAGAAATCAATATACTCTTCCAAAATCCCGATAAGGGAGAAGGAATTCTAAGGGTCGGACGTTCCAGTGTTTGGTTGCAAACGGATCCTTCAAAAGAAGACATTGACTTCATTGAAAGTAACATCGCGGTATTGGAAGAGAATCGTAGGCGGAAGAACAAAAAAATGTCTTCCCAGTATTAA